In one window of Microtus pennsylvanicus isolate mMicPen1 chromosome 2, mMicPen1.hap1, whole genome shotgun sequence DNA:
- the LOC142844265 gene encoding beta-Ala-His dipeptidase-like, with the protein MEELQTIHKASGLHPSNSAPLTQSQDGFLLLTSSALAPAGAFDEPGTKTVIPGRVIGKFSIRLVPHMNLSVVEKQVKQHLEAVFSKRNSSNKMTVSIVLGLHPWTANISDPQYLAAKRAIKTVFGVDPDMIQDGSTIPIAKLFQTITQKSVMMLPLGAVDDGEHSQNEKINRWNYIQGSKLFATFFLELSKQHS; encoded by the exons ATGGAAGAACTGCAGACAATACACAAGGCTTCAGGACTTCACCCCAGCAATTCTGCTCCTTTAACTCAGTCTCAGGATGGATTTCTTCTCCTCACCTCGTCTGCTTTGGCTCCAGCAG GTGCCTTTGATGAGCCTGGAACTAAAACAGTCATCCCTGGTCGAGTCATAGGAAAATTTTCAATCCGCCTTGTCCCTCACATGAATCTGTCTGTGGTAGAGAAACAG GTGAAACAGCATCTGGAAGCTGTGTTCTCCAAAAGAAACAGTTCCAACAAGATGACTGTTTCTATAGTCCTGGGACTCCACCCATGGACGGCCAACATCAGTGACCCTCAGTACCTTGCAGCCAAAAGAGCCATCAAAACAG tGTTTGGAGTAGATCCTGATATGATCCAGGATGGGTCAACCATTCCGATTGCTAAACTCTTCCAGACTATTACACAAAAGAGTGTAATGATGCTTCCACTGGGGGCTGTGGATGATGGGGAGCACTCCCAGAACGAGAAGATCAACAG gtgGAACTACATACAGGGGTCCAAATTATTTGCCACCTTTTTCCTGGAGCTGTCAAAGCAGCACTCATGA